The Vitis riparia cultivar Riparia Gloire de Montpellier isolate 1030 chromosome 3, EGFV_Vit.rip_1.0, whole genome shotgun sequence genome includes a region encoding these proteins:
- the LOC117911339 gene encoding protein BCCIP homolog, translating to MPRKPTRCRPSPRPLPFTFSPFFRTVAQVASYCKANHQIHESKFHKKSPPNAAGNGIINHTLEEKSKQSESSDEDGSEVVAQADFAFFDPKPDDFHGMKILLQTYLDNKLWDLSGFVDLILGQTTVGTVVKIEDDEDDGVFSLITALNLGRYKGHKCIMELKEFLLDVGQEKDVKDALRLLLGEEAQNVGLLVSQRVVNLPPQLLPPLYDALFDEISWATEDEPTEELRSSFCFKFFLLISRIYKHKNAGQRKGTRVAIDEAIIYIKPEDEIFHKLSSWSFSFPLHTQHVTTHELRNYQLMGLVMAIEADKVSTFRKELHTLIDEP from the exons ATGCCTCGAAAACCAACACGGTGCCGCCCATCACCTAGACCTTTGCCTTTCACCTTTTCCCCATTTTTTCGTACAGTTGCTCAAGTTGCCTCTTATTGCAAGGCTAATCATCAAATCCATGAATCCAAGTTCCACAAGAAATCACCCCCTAATGCTGCAG GCAATGGAATTATTAATCACACTTTGGAAGAGAAGAGTAAACAGTCTGAATCTTCAGATGAAGACGGTTCTGAA gTGGTTGCCCAAGCTGATTTTGCCTTCTTTGATCCAAAACCGGATGACTTTCACGGGATGAAAATCTTGCTGCAGACGTACCTTGACAATAAGCTATGGGATTTGAGTGGGTTTGTAGACTTAATATTGGGACAGACAACAGTTGGAACTGTTGTTAAAATAgaggatgatgaagatgatggaGTTTTCTCTCTTATTACCGCACTTAACTTGGGGAGATACAAG GGTCATAAATGTATTATGGAGCTCAAGGAGTTTCTGCTAGATGTGGGCCAGGAGAAGGATGTAAAAGATGCATTGAGATTACTCTTGGGAGAAGAGGCACAAAATGTGGGTCTCTTAGTCTCTCAACGTGTGGTAAATCTTCCTCCCCAGCTTTTGCCACCTCTTTATGATGCCCTCTTTGATGAAATCTCATGGGCTACAGAAGATGAG CCTACAGAGGAGCTCAGGAGTTCCTTTTGCTTTAAGTTTTTTCTACTGATTAGTAGAATCTACAAG CATAAGAATGCAGGCCAAAGAAAAGGGACAAGAGTTGCCATTGATGAagcaataatatatattaagcCCGAAGATGAAATCTTTCACAAG CTCAGCTCATGGTCCTTCAGTTTTCCTTTGCACACGCAACATGTTACAACTCACGAG